The segment GTGTGTTCAATGACAACCCATCAGCAAGTATTAGTTACACAGAAATGAGGAGAATTAAACCAGGGTGATGCTTCTGTACATCTGGACAGGCTTCTCAGCATCTAGGTGGCCAGATACGaccttgaaaatgtattttttggctACATTGGTTTCTTCGGAGAGAGGCGATGCAGGGAGGAGGACGGCTGGGCACGCATGCTCCGTGTGACGTCAGACTGGTTTATAGTCCCTGGAGTTGTAATAGAACAGATcttaaaaagaatatacaaaaaaacaaaaacaaaaaaaaaaaaaaacaagcgagCCGGTCTTCTCTGTGTTCCTCACCATGATTCTTCACCATACcatggaaaagaagaaagatgaCCACAGTGAgtgttaaaatgcatttaaaaaagtgatAGATAAACATAACGCCTTGTTTTGGTAGCTTCTTTAACACACAGAACTCATCAGATCTAGAACTCTGCTGCTTTAGGTAAACAGAATCGAGTCGTACTGCTTCGATGTCATTGTTCTTCGTTACTGGCACTCGGGGGTCGGCTCCGGATCTGACTCCGTAACTGCTCGATCAGTTCAGGGTTCTGCTGCTGCATTTGCTGTGCAAACTGCTGACCACTGTACAGATCAAACACATGCTTCATTAATATAAAACCTTTAAGCGTACGTGAACAGTGTAGCATGTTAGGTCAGAAGAGAAGAGCTGTGTGAAACCTTACGCTTGAATAAGTCCTGATATGTCATTTGGAGGCCCTGTGGGTGGCGCTGCGGTGTTTCCCATTGGCCCATAAGATCCAGACATCATCCCTGACACACTGAAGAGATTAAACATTGCACAAATAAGCATATAACAACGTTGTACTGTATTCCAGCACCACTTTACTGAAATCTCTCCTGATCATGTGACTCAGtctgaaaagataaaaacactCACAGCTGTTGTACTTGTGGGTTATTCATCAGATTAGAAGCctgaaaacaaagaaatgagTCAGTAACTTTATTAGCCTGCTTCAAACAGCTGATTTATTTACACTAcatggtcaaaagtatgtggacacctgaccctcaCACCTGTATCTGGTTCATCCACAAAAAGCTCCCTCCAAGTCTAAAGCACAAGATTGTGTAGATTTTGTATGATGTCATGATAGGATGACAATgccgctgtgcacaaagcaagcacAATGAAGACAAACCTCCTGCACAGAAGCCTGACCTTCAATCCCCACAAAGACAATTCAAATCTCAGACTTTCAAAATGCACAATGCAGGAACTAAATCTGCACTGGGAGATTTTATGAGCAGGTGTCCACATATATATGACCATACAGTGTAGTTCTCTTTACAGATAAACACCCACCATGCTCATGAACCCGGGATTACTGAGCAGACCCGCCAGGTCAACGCCTCCCGTTCCACCTGTCtgcagaagagaaaaaaaacatggtgaaTCCCGCAGTTCCTTTTCTGATCCCCAGGAGGAGACTGTAACTTGGTTCTGTGCATCAGTGAACTTACTGGACTTggagtttctttcattttctgctcagcaatttttaaatttgatttgtacGTATCGTTCTCGGGGTCCAGTTCCAGAGCTTTCTTGTAGTAGCCTACAGCCTCGGTGTGCTTGTTCAGACTCGACAGGGCCAGTCTGATTACGAGAAGAAAACGTAACAGGTCATATTGCATGAACATCAGTTCTATTAActgcattaaataaatcatataaaaacagAGTAAACAACTGGGGAAGGTTGAAGattacatttgttttgatttctgtaaaggaaaataatgactTCAGTGCGCTGGAATACAGTCTCCTAACTCTGATGCTTACACGCTGAGCGCCGCCTGTAATGGAGTTTTGTGggtgtttgtaaatgtgttataCCAGGAACTGGTTTATCAACATGagcatgtgaggagaaggaaaatCAGTACTACTGAAACATCTATTAATCCAGCATGAATTATTCCTTATGTTCGGATCACAAAAATACTCCCAACTGAACGACTTTTGCATTTGGGATTCAATTCATTCCCATACGGTTATAATAGAGTAATGTTTGTTACAGAACCGTTACTAAGCGTATACATCTTCTGCTCATAACCAACACTGACAAATATACAGAGACACTGAGACTCAGGGGACAGCATGCCAACATCCAAACATCTCAAATACTCCCACACATCAATCTGAGAAGGAAGATCCAGTCTCTAATCCTCTAAACACTAGTGTTATTATCAGAGGAAAGTCAGCCAGGCTCGATCCACATCAATCACAGCTTCAGTGTAGGTGGAACACACAGGGAACAGAGAACAGGAGGGGAACCAGTGTGGCTATAAATCATTAGAAGTGTGTGATAAAGGTAAGTGTTGTAATAACACACAGCATGAATTACACAGTACACGGAGCTGAAAAGAGGAACGATTCGTGTTTCCCTGTATGACAACaagcaaattaaaaaataactcaTGTGACCAAGcacttatataatatacattctAATTTATACTCTATATCTCACCCCATCCGTCCATACGCTTTACTGTAGTTGGGATCGATTCCGATGGCACACTCACAGTCCTGAACCGCTCCAGCGTAGTTCCCCAGTTTACTGTAGGCAGCGGCTCTACAGAGAGCACAGAACCAGCACAGGGctttacatacacaacacaacaacacaaccaCCTTCACACTGTTCCCGGGATGAAGAATATTGACGTGTTACCTGTTACAAAAGTAAACTGCGTTGTGAGGATTAATCTGAATGGCTTTTGAGTAGAATTCCACTGCGGCACTAAAGTTCTCCACCTTCATTTGTTCATTACCTGGATTAAATACGTTATTAATAATCAGAACATCACTACCACTggatcacacacatcactctttatattttgatattatGTAATGCGTTAATGCCGTATTTAGTTCAGTACCgcagtttaaaaagaaaactggTGCATGTACATACCGTCACTTTTCAGCTGCTCTGCCTCCGCCAGCTGATCCTCTGTAGGAGAACTATTATCTGAGGTGACTTTAACCTGAGGCGTATCTGTTACCtgcaacatcacacacattcacacacacctcatccaaTCAATTAACTTTACTCTAAATCTGATTTGTAACACAACGCTGCAAAAAGAACACTAGACGTTATCCAGCcagatgtttgtggacacctgattatctCACACATGTGCTTGTTCAGGACACATTACTCAGATTCAGATTTTGGAGCTGTGTGGAACCCCCCCTTTAACCCCAAAAGCATTAGTGTAGcattagcatgtgtgtgtgtgatggtcaggagtCCACAGATGTTCAGacacagactgtgtgtgtgtgtgtgtgtgtgtgtgtgtgtgtgttttaccttaACAGTTGCTGCTGCGAATAATTCCGGCAAAGTCTCAGAAACTGCTAAAGTCTGGTCCTCAGATGAGACACTGAACGCAGTCTCCAGACACTGGATGGCAACTAGAGAGCAGATCCAAGAGCCATTACACATCAGTGTTATAACCATAATGTGCGATCTGAACATGGCTCAGTGTGTACCTTCTAAACTTTCTTGAGCATCTGATGACAAGCCCCCAGATGTCAGCTGGTCGTGGAGGAAGTGTATAATGGAGAACGCAAGACGCTTCGTATCAGTCATTGTCGGTTGGAGGTAAGGACCTCTCCAGGTACTGATGAGGAAAACTGAAAGACAGGTGAAGAGACTGCACTCAGAAAATAAAGTATAACAATAAAGTTGTGATTATAAACTGCTGATTCAGGGAATAGTGTAGCAGATCTGAATCATGACCAGCAGTGACCTCACTGTTCCTGGACATCTGATCAGTCTGGTCTTGCTCAACAGGTTCAGCACCTGGATCAGGGATCATCTCTCCCtgcagctttacacaacaccAACCACCCAAACGGCAATCTTACTGATTAGACACGGGGTTTTAATgcagatttaataataataacaataattataataaaccatTTCTCctccacactgatacacacttcaCCTCTGACCTGCATGATCTCATCCTTTACAACTGGAAACAACCACAGCCAGATAACTACTACATAACACAGCAAATCCTGATGAATACACgtttagcgtgtgtgtgtgtgtgtgtgtctgtgcttaTGCTTAACAATCATAATCatctctcttcctgtcaccctcctctctctctctctctctctctgtcgaatAAACACACCCTGAGGTTGCTGTGATCAGCGTTCCagtccttttcttctcttcagatctGCCTGCTTCATCACAGcgtcctacctctggatggaatGCTTCTTATTTGAAGGCCACTCTGTGtaaggatggttccacatctacAGTCTGAAGATCCATGAAGCCACTgaacaactcaagaactttgaggatggatttggactgtatttaatatCACCAGTGCTCAGAACCACgtgttgcatgaacagttctggaTTTAAGCAGCTGTTACTACACACCTCAATAATGgagctgaaataaataaacatacagtgATGAGGTTCtgttttgtgtctggttcctctcaaggttccttcctcagGGAGCGTTTCCTTCACAGTCATCACTCGCTCACTcattaggaacaaacttatGGGCACAAAACTTAGACATTCCTTTATACAAGCTTATAACCGCTCCATCTGTGTAGCTGCTTAGAGACAATGTTCTCTGTAAAACGCGCTCTACAAGTAAAAATCTACTGAACTGAATGAAGCAGCAGCTGAGCGCCAGTGAACAGAACATTCTAGTAAACTCGGTTAGTCAGAGTGCAGTGTGACCCAATACACTGCCGGGACTCTGCACCagatctcactctctctctctcacacacacacacacacacacagagagagagagagagagagagaggtagaaaaATCTACTATTATCTCAGATAAACCGGATCAGATAAACCCTGTTAGCGGGGTGAGATTAGCAAACTCCGCCACAGCAGCAGCTTCTCCACCGAGGGTTAGCATTCATGACTAGCCGGCTAGCTGCCTTCACACCGCGGCGGCAGCAAGAAATTAAACACTTTATAAAACTCAGAGGTGGGAAAGGGGATAAAAAGCTCCGTATTGCGGAATATTTACGGATTAATCCCCCCCCCGGGCGGAGCCACACGGCGCCCTGGAGGCCCTGACACGGTACTCACTCTGTGACGCTGCACCTGATCCTCTCCGCTGATCTGCTCCGGACTCTACTGCGCGAGCTAGCCCAGCCGCACGTAGCCCCGCCCCCTCCGCAGGGATACGTCATCACGCTCGGCGAAACCACAGCGCGGCAGGATATCGACACCTGCTGGTCCGGAGTGAGAAGTTCATAAATACTTGAAGGCTAGCAAGGGAGGCTTTATTATAATTCAACCCAatttacagtgcagtacacagtgaaacaaagtgtgtgtgtgtgtgtgtgtgtgtgtgtgtgtgtgtgtgtgtgtgtgtgtgtgtgtttcagtccaGTCCCTTCATGTTGAGAACTCTGATGGCTAACatcataaatactgtacatcaaATTCTCTCTCTTTAAATAAAAGAGATTAAAAGTGTGTAGAATCCTGACCATCAACATCATGGGCTTCTTCGACAgactccactcctctgggaggGTTTTCTATTAGACTTTAGATCATGTATAAGATCAGACACTGATCACTCTGTGATCCAGTTCACCTCAAGTGGGTTCATCCACTGACCACtaatatattgaatataaacatatttctaatagttttctatatttttaattgtattaattctaatattttttgGTGGTCTTTTGAATTCAAACCTCAGGACAAAGAATGGTTATAAACCTTTATAGCTCGTTATAAGTTCAAGTGGacgcaacattttattataccgcATTTGAAAACGTTCGAAAAAATTGTGTTCCTTGTGTGCcagctttgtggaaacagtatgaagaagaaccacatatgtcaggaaagctcaggtgtcccaatacttttggcaatgtaTGTATGACAGTACCAAAGCGGATCAACAGGGGGCGCCAGAGGTCACGTATTCTCACTGAGTCTAACTGACGGAATATAGACACGTttaatcttaaataaaaattgtaaatgcAAAACGCCGTGATATATTAAAgaatcaaaaataaatcaataaagctatatctataattaaataatatatgtaaatcaatacaataaaaaaaaccataacatacacacagaagTATTTACAACAAATACATGCAGAAATCACAAACACATGAATCCATCTATAGATGAGTATAATttctcatgtatttatttattggtttgttttCCCATTTTGCATTCCGCCATGTTCATTAGGTAGGTGTGACTATGGTTCTGAGGGCGTGCCAAATCTCAGACTGACCAATAGGAATGCGCTCACCCTCTATCACTTTGTGATTGATATCTGTACAGGCTAATCAGAGAGCATGAACAGGCAGTGGGCGGGGTTTCGCCTCTGTATTGAGCCCACGCGGAGGTACCCGGTGGTGGTGAAGCCTGTACCCGGTGAGAGAAATGGCTCCAACAGGTCAGAACTCCGGCCGTGGGCGctcgcgcgcgcgtgtgtgtgtgtgtctgagtgtggcGTGTAAAACACCCGGTGTGGGTCAGTGATGTGGGAATCGCCGCGATCGCAGCTGATTAAGTAGGCCGGTGTGTGTGTCAGCGCTCCGGTTATCTCTCACCTGCTACCCGGTTAGCCAGATGCTAGTTAGCTTAGCACAGGATCTGTACCACACTGGTGCCGGTAGAGACTCCGGTACCGGGGTTTATTCATCgagtttaattatatttattatatttactcaCTTCACAACGTCGAGATCGAATATAATGTATTCTTTTTCAGTAAACATGATTTATAGCCGCGCAGCTTCGTTCCTTCTGAGGGACACAAGAGCGCCATGACACACcgtttactgcggctttaccgGGGGCAGAGGGTCTACAGGGGACAGGGGGTCTACCGGGGGCAGAGGGTCTACAGGGGACAGGGGTCTACTGGGGCAGAGGGTCTACAGGGGACAGGGGTCTACTGGGGCAGGGGTCTACAGGGGACAGGGGTCTACTGGGGCAGAGGGTCTACAGGGGACAGGGGGTCTACTGGGGCAGGGGGTCTACAGTCCCAGTTACCAATTTTATTGGGTTTGTATGTAAAATACTCTCATCATCATGAAATCAGACTCGACAGTCTTACTGAAGGTGAGCGTCTGGACTACAGGTATGGTGAAGTACATTGTAAAGCCTGtcgtgatgtgtgtgtgtgtgtgtgtgtgtgtgtgtgtgtgtgtgtttgtgttgctcCTGTGTTATTACAGCGGTTTATAACACACATATAAACCCGACTCCTGAACACAACTCGTAAGCGCTGACTGTAAATGCAGGAACGTTTAATGGTTTTATTGGATCTCCAGGTGATCTTTCACCGCGTCAGTGTTTGTTGATCCGTGTGCTGTAATAGTTTTGTGCTGCTGAACACTGAAGTGATGTGGTGCTGCAGGTGAGGTGGTGTTTGCTGGAGGTGAGCGAGTCTGTGCGGAGAATCGCCTGCGCTGGGATTTTAAACCTGATCAGATTCAGCAGCTTACAGATGAACTCATTGCGAAGACTAAGAAGGTGTACGACAGCGTCGGGGCTCTGGAGCTGGCAGAGGTCAGCTATGAGAACACGCTGAAGGCCCTGGCTGATGTTGAGGTGGAGTACACAGGTAATCATTCTGCTTTTCTTCTCCTATAAATAAACAGCTGACTCCAGAGGAGAGCGGTGCACAGCAGCGTAACTATTCAGCACTTTTTACATAAAGAGCTGCTGAACAGGAGGATGAGCAGAGACACTGCACACTTTAAATCGAAACTACACGTCCCTGTTTACTTTTTAATGGATAATTCATTCCTCTCAACCATGGCAGCAATTATGAGTAAATagataatgttaaataaataaatattattaacctATGAACATTCACCTGTTTTTTTATCCCcaagctataaataaatatgttctgatttaatgttgttgttttttatcttCTGCACCAATAAACACCATCCAT is part of the Silurus meridionalis isolate SWU-2019-XX chromosome 9, ASM1480568v1, whole genome shotgun sequence genome and harbors:
- the sgta gene encoding small glutamine-rich tetratricopeptide repeat-containing protein alpha, which translates into the protein MTDTKRLAFSIIHFLHDQLTSGGLSSDAQESLEVAIQCLETAFSVSSEDQTLAVSETLPELFAAATVKVTDTPQVKVTSDNSSPTEDQLAEAEQLKSDGNEQMKVENFSAAVEFYSKAIQINPHNAVYFCNRAAAYSKLGNYAGAVQDCECAIGIDPNYSKAYGRMGLALSSLNKHTEAVGYYKKALELDPENDTYKSNLKIAEQKMKETPSPTGGTGGVDLAGLLSNPGFMSMASNLMNNPQVQQLVSGMMSGSYGPMGNTAAPPTGPPNDISGLIQAGQQFAQQMQQQNPELIEQLRSQIRSRPPSASNEEQ